Genomic window (Streptomyces liliiviolaceus):
TGTCGACCGAGTCCTTGGCGATGGAGTCGAGCTTCTCGCCCTTGGCGAGCGCGACGGCCATCTGCGCGGCGACGTCGGCCTCCTGCGGGTAGGACTTGTAGACGCTCATGAACTGGTCGCCCGAGACGATGCGCTGCACACCCGCCAGCTCCGCGTCCTGGCCGGTCACGGGCGGCAGCGGGGAGACGCCCGCGGCCTTGAGGGCGGTGATGATACCGCCGGCCATGCCGTCGTTGGCGGAGTAGACGCCGACGATCTTGTCCTTGCCGATCGCCGAGATGGCGCCTTCCATGTTGGCGTTGGCGTTCTCCGGCTTCCACTCCTTGGTGTCGTACGACTTGGCGATGTCCACCTTGCCGTCGAGCTGGGAGAGGGCGCCCTTCTTGAAGAGGGCGGCGTTCGGGTCGGTGACCGCGCCGTTCATCATGACGATCTTCGCGGAGGGCTTGGCCTTGTCGCCCAGGGCCTCCAGGAGCGCCTTGCCCTGCACGCGGCCGACCTCTTCGTTGTCGAAGGAGGTGTAGGCGTCGATCGGGCCCTCGGCGAGGCGGTCGTACGCGACGACGGGGATGCCGGCGTCCTTGGCCTTCTTCACGCCGTTGGCGATGGCCTTGGAGTCCACCGCGTCCACGATCAGCACGTCCACCTTGTTGGTGATCATCGTGTCGACCTGCTGGGACTGCGTGGTGGCGTCCTGCTTGGCGTTGGCGTAGACGATCTCGCCCTTGTTGTTCGTGAGCTCCTTGACCTTCTTCTCGATCAAGGGCTTGTCGAACTTCTCGTACCGCGCGGTCTGGTTCTCCGGAAGGAGGAGGCCGACCTTGATGTTGTCGCCCTTGGCGGCGGACTTCGTGGAGTCGCTCTTGTCGCCGGACTCCTCGGCGCTGCCACAGGCAGCCAGCGAGACGGCCATCGCACCAGCGGCAACGGCAAAGGCGGCGCGACGCATACGCGTGTTCACTTCAGAAACCTCCCTGACGAGGCCGCGACGTTGCGGCCGAGGTGGCTGGAAGTCAACTCGGCCGCACGTGCGACGTCAAGAAGTAAATCCTTAACGGAATGGCAACGCTGCCATCCGTTCTCTAAGTGAAGGCAGGTGTTACAGCAGTGAGCGATCCGTCCAAAAGGGTTGAATCGCCCATCTCGCCGAGTGCGAGGGCGAGTGCCCCGAGGACCTCCGCCCGACCGCCAAGTGCCCCTGGCAGAACGGATAGTTGACGCGCCGCACTGGGGATCGCATAGCGGCCGACGGACTCCCTGATGGGTCCCAGCACGAGCTCTCCGGCCTCGGCGAGATCACCGCCGAGCACCACCCGGCTCGGATTGAGCAGGTTGCACAGATTCGCCACTCCACTGCCGATATGTCGGCCGACGTCGGCGATCACCCGACGGCAGCCAGGGTCTCCGTCCCGCGCCAGCCGTACGACACCTTCCATGGTCAGATCCGTGCCATGACTGGACTGGAGGAGCGGCAGCACATAGCGCGCCGCCGCGAAGGTCTCCAGGCAGCCGCGGTTTCCGCAGCGGCAGACCGGGCCGGACTCATCAAGAGTAATATGCCCGATTTCTCCCGCTGTGCCACCCGGGCCGCGGTAGATCTTGCTGTTGATCACGAGCCCGGCGCCGACACCGCTGGCCACCTTGATGTACGCCAGGTCACGGACGCCCCTGCCGCTCCCCCAGACGAGTTCCCCGAGGGCTCCGAGGTTGGCGTCGTTGTCGACGTGCACGGAGACCCCCAGACGCCCCTGGAGCTCCTCCGCGGGCTTGGTGCCGGTCCAGCCCGGCAGGATCGCGGTGGAGCCGAGCGTCCCGGACTCCACGTCGATCGGCCCGGGTACGCCGAGACCCACCCCGGCGACCTTGGAGCGCTCCACGCCGGTGGCCGCGATCAGGCGGTTGACCAGCTGTTCCGCCCGGTCGAAGCCCTGCGCGGCGGACGCGTCCACATCGAGCGGCTCGGACTCCTCGGCCAGCACCTGGTGGGCGAGGTTGCCGACCGCGACCCGCAGATGCGTATGGCCGAAGTCGACGCCGATGACGATGCCGGCGTCACCGCTCAGGCTGACGCTGCGGGCCCTTCGGCCACCGGCCGAGGTGGGCGTGACCTCGACCGTCCCGCCGTCCTTCAGCTCCCGCACGATGTTGGAGACCGTGGCCGCGGACAGGCCCGTCGTCCTCGCGATCTCCGCCTGCGTGAGCGACCCGGCCAGGCGCACCGCGCGTACGACCCGTTCGAGATTGGCTCGGTGCAGCGACGACTGCGACCCCGGAGTCTCCACGACGACCTCCTGCGTACGGGGTCGCCTCGGTGAGACCCCGTCTATGTCCAACTAGTGAACTCTAAGCAGAGCCGTTGGCGTCGACTCCCGTCAAGAGGTTGAGCAAGAGAGGGGCCTGCCGGCGCCCGTGCCGCGAGGGTGGCCCCGGCTCCATTCCGGGACCACCCTCGCAAACCGAACCGATGACCCGTCCGTTACTTGAGCGCTCCCGCGGTCAGCCCCTGCACGACCTGGCGCTGGAAGACGATGTACGCGGCCAGCACGGGCAGCATCGCCATCACGAGGCCCGCGAACAGCCCGGACCAGTCGCCCTTGTAGCCCTGGCTGACGGCGAGCTGGACGAGGCCCTGGGTGAGCACCTTGTTCTCCGGCTCGGTGTTGAGCACCGTCGGCAGCAGGTACTGGTTCCACTGCCCCAGGAAGTTGAAGATGGTGATGCTGATCAGGCCGGGCTTGGCCATCGGCAGCATCACCTGGAAGAACGTCCTGGTGTGCGAGGCGCCGTCCACGAAGGCCGCCTCGGCCACCGAGGTCGGCAGGGTGCGGAAGAACGACGTCATGAAGAACACGGTGAACGGCAGCGAGTAGCCGATGTAGACCAGGATCAGTCCGGGCAGCGTGTTCAGCAGGGAGAGGTTCTGCATGACGTAGAACAGCGGGACCAGCGCCAGGATGATCGGGAAGCTCATCCCTCCGATGAAGAGGAAGTAGATGAAGCGGTTCCCGGGGAACTCGAAGCGCGCGAGGACGTACGCCGCCATGGAGCCCAGCAGCATGGTGCCGAGGAGCGAGAACCCCACCACGATGATCGTGTTGAGGAAGTAGTCGCTCATGTTCGCCTCGGTCCAGGCGCGCGACCAGTTGTCGAAGTGCAGCGAGTCCGGCAGCGCCCAGGGCGAGCTGAAGATCTCCTTGTCCGTCTTGAAGGAGGTCATCACCGCCCAGAGCAGCGGCATCGCGACCATGAACGCCCAGAGGATCAGGAAGCCGTGCGAGAAGACGTTGAGCGTCCTGCCGGTGGCCTTCTCCTTCGGCGCGGCTGCGGGCGCCGTCTTGGCGACGGGTGGCCGCTCCCCCGTGGTGTCGGCGGGAGGCGTGTCGGTCGTCTTCATGCGTGGCCTCCTCGCGGCTCGGTGAACTCGGTGCGCATCAGTACTCCAGCCGCTCGCGCCGGCCCAGCTTCATCACGACCGCCACGAACAGCAGCGTCACGAAGAGCAGGGCGACACCGATCGTCGTCGCGTAGGCGGCCTGGCCGTCGCGGAACGCCTTCTGGTAGACGTACAGCGGCAGGACGGTCGTCGAGTAATCGGGACCGCCGGGGCCCACGGTCATGATCTGCACGACCGCGAAGGACTCCGCGCCGAGCGCCAGGATGCCCACGTAGGCCCAGCCGGACTGCACGGTGTCCCAGAGCAACGGCAGGGTGATCCTGAAGAAGGTCGTGATGCGGTTCGCGCCGTCCAGCAGCGCCGCCTCGTAGTAGTCCTTGGGGATGGAGGCCATTCCCGCGGAGAAGAGCACCACGAAGAATCCGACGGTGCACCAGACCAGGACCGCGAAGATGCACCACAGGGCGAGGTCCGGGTCGCCGAGCCAGTCGGGCTGCACGCTCTCCAGACCGATCGCCTTCAGGAAGGAGTTGATCGCACCGCTGTTGGGGTTGTAGGCGAACTGGAACAGCAGCGCGACGATCGCGATCGACAGCACCTGCGGAAAGAAATAGACCACCTTGTAGAAGGCGGATCCGCGTACACCGGCGATCGCGGCATTCTTCCGGCGCCGTCCGCCGACATTGAGCATGAAGGCGAAGAACAGCGCCATGGTGAGGGTCACCAGCGGCAGCAGCACGACCAGCATCACGCTGTGCTGCAACGACTTCCAGAAGACCTCGTCGTCCAGCAGTCTCGTGTAATTCTTGAAGCCCACCATCTTGAACTCGGGGCTGAGACCGCTCCAGTCCGTGAACGAGTAGTAGATGGACTGGATGAAGGGCCAGATGACGAACAGGCCGTAAATGGCCAGGGGGGCCGTCAAGAACCCCACGATGAAACGGTATTTGCCGTGTTGCATTCCTACCGACCCGATCTTCCCGCGGGGGCTGCCGTCGACGCCGCACAACGACGGCCGGGGCCCCGGACACCGCCCGGGACCCCGGCATCGCTCACTGGTGCTTGTAGTGCTGGATGCTGTCGTCCTTGGCCGCCTCGTCGGCGTAACCCTGGATCTTCTTGATGGCCTCGACCGGGGTGAGGCGTCCGGCCATCATCTCGCCGAGGCCGCCGACGCCGATCTTCTCCTTCTGGAGCGCCACGTACCAGTCCTGGATACGCGGGTTGACCACGTTGTCGCCGGCCTTGTCCAGGGCCGCGACACCGGACTTCAGACCCGGCGTCAGCTCGATGCCGTCGGTGCCGCCGTTGAAGGCGGTCAGCGACTTGACCGACGAGGTGAAGTTCTTCGACGAGGCCTCGCCGAGCATGATGCGCAGCTGCTCCATGCCGCCCTCGCTGTTCTTGGCCTTCGCGGGGACGATGAAGGGCTCGCCGCCGGACGCCCAGATGGTG
Coding sequences:
- a CDS encoding substrate-binding domain-containing protein, whose product is MRRAAFAVAAGAMAVSLAACGSAEESGDKSDSTKSAAKGDNIKVGLLLPENQTARYEKFDKPLIEKKVKELTNNKGEIVYANAKQDATTQSQQVDTMITNKVDVLIVDAVDSKAIANGVKKAKDAGIPVVAYDRLAEGPIDAYTSFDNEEVGRVQGKALLEALGDKAKPSAKIVMMNGAVTDPNAALFKKGALSQLDGKVDIAKSYDTKEWKPENANANMEGAISAIGKDKIVGVYSANDGMAGGIITALKAAGVSPLPPVTGQDAELAGVQRIVSGDQFMSVYKSYPQEADVAAQMAVALAKGEKLDSIAKDSVDSPTTKGVPSVLVPVVSLTKDNINDTVIKDGIYTIDEICTAKFKSACSKAGLN
- a CDS encoding ROK family transcriptional regulator, whose product is METPGSQSSLHRANLERVVRAVRLAGSLTQAEIARTTGLSAATVSNIVRELKDGGTVEVTPTSAGGRRARSVSLSGDAGIVIGVDFGHTHLRVAVGNLAHQVLAEESEPLDVDASAAQGFDRAEQLVNRLIAATGVERSKVAGVGLGVPGPIDVESGTLGSTAILPGWTGTKPAEELQGRLGVSVHVDNDANLGALGELVWGSGRGVRDLAYIKVASGVGAGLVINSKIYRGPGGTAGEIGHITLDESGPVCRCGNRGCLETFAAARYVLPLLQSSHGTDLTMEGVVRLARDGDPGCRRVIADVGRHIGSGVANLCNLLNPSRVVLGGDLAEAGELVLGPIRESVGRYAIPSAARQLSVLPGALGGRAEVLGALALALGEMGDSTLLDGSLTAVTPAFT
- a CDS encoding carbohydrate ABC transporter permease, which produces MKTTDTPPADTTGERPPVAKTAPAAAPKEKATGRTLNVFSHGFLILWAFMVAMPLLWAVMTSFKTDKEIFSSPWALPDSLHFDNWSRAWTEANMSDYFLNTIIVVGFSLLGTMLLGSMAAYVLARFEFPGNRFIYFLFIGGMSFPIILALVPLFYVMQNLSLLNTLPGLILVYIGYSLPFTVFFMTSFFRTLPTSVAEAAFVDGASHTRTFFQVMLPMAKPGLISITIFNFLGQWNQYLLPTVLNTEPENKVLTQGLVQLAVSQGYKGDWSGLFAGLVMAMLPVLAAYIVFQRQVVQGLTAGALK
- a CDS encoding carbohydrate ABC transporter permease; protein product: MQHGKYRFIVGFLTAPLAIYGLFVIWPFIQSIYYSFTDWSGLSPEFKMVGFKNYTRLLDDEVFWKSLQHSVMLVVLLPLVTLTMALFFAFMLNVGGRRRKNAAIAGVRGSAFYKVVYFFPQVLSIAIVALLFQFAYNPNSGAINSFLKAIGLESVQPDWLGDPDLALWCIFAVLVWCTVGFFVVLFSAGMASIPKDYYEAALLDGANRITTFFRITLPLLWDTVQSGWAYVGILALGAESFAVVQIMTVGPGGPDYSTTVLPLYVYQKAFRDGQAAYATTIGVALLFVTLLFVAVVMKLGRRERLEY